In a genomic window of Methanobacterium sp.:
- a CDS encoding GAP family protein, whose amino-acid sequence MSDLSALLTSILPLALGAAVSPTVLIGIILILSITKRPKLNGVAFYIGSIILLLIVVALGVFVSKGAVIASGTMPSTTSAYFDIVLAVLLILLGIRRTRKEDKGPDKDKFKEDASPSAVKGFIKSMGFGFGLFVINFTTTILVFAAGKDIGLSPAPLFDKLIVIIALTIITLLVVEIPLLIYILMPKTANKALAPVNIWMQKNGKYLMAAIFFVFGIYLLVKGAGVLFFGSAY is encoded by the coding sequence ATGTCTGATTTATCTGCACTTCTTACAAGCATATTGCCGTTAGCTTTGGGGGCTGCTGTAAGTCCAACTGTTTTAATAGGCATTATTTTGATTTTATCCATTACTAAACGGCCTAAATTGAATGGAGTTGCATTTTATATTGGTTCCATAATTTTACTGCTTATTGTAGTTGCTTTGGGAGTATTTGTAAGCAAAGGAGCAGTAATTGCATCTGGTACAATGCCATCTACCACATCAGCATATTTTGACATTGTTTTGGCTGTATTGTTGATTCTACTTGGAATTCGAAGAACCAGAAAAGAGGATAAAGGCCCTGATAAAGATAAATTTAAGGAAGATGCATCGCCATCTGCTGTAAAAGGGTTCATAAAGTCAATGGGATTTGGATTTGGACTATTTGTTATAAACTTTACGACCACTATACTTGTATTTGCAGCAGGTAAAGACATTGGACTTTCTCCAGCCCCTTTATTTGATAAATTAATTGTTATAATTGCCCTCACAATAATTACCCTACTTGTAGTTGAAATCCCTCTTTTAATCTATATTTTAATGCCTAAAACAGCTAATAAAGCTCTTGCACCGGTTAATATCTGGATGCAGAAAAATGGTAAATATTTGATGGCTGCAATCTTTTTTGTATTTGGAATTTACCTTCTGGTAAAGGGTGCAGGCGTTTTATTTTTTGGCAGCGCCTATTGA
- a CDS encoding PQQ-dependent sugar dehydrogenase, with translation MANDIEKKWWVFPGFKIELMVTGLDLPVNLAFVPKPGDDPGAPLLYVTELYGQIKTITNDHEVHTYAENLLNFKPDHQIPGTGESGVTGICVEPETGDLFVSMIYEDEGEPKNKLIKTKSKNGLKIDSMETILDGIPSTKAAHQIQAVTIGPDGKLYVNLGEGMVKPEVAQYDNDLRGKVLRLNLDGSIPEDNPHPDSPVFAKGFRNPFGARWRKSDKSLYITDNGPAYDDRIAKVEAGKNYGWPQTMRQNSVFWSNLSQGITALDFMQNREFPFKYEDELFVAYFGGSYVKGPSIKGKKIVKIKLNDDASAVKSYDEFVIYTGENAASPCGLAFGPGGLYFTDLHGEKDGPSRKASGSIYRVSSIIKAEGEIIVPYIQENFEKCLCPVCPTRNECMRNRDERLFCAGGKTRCELKRKGCLCGECPVGSEYGLTGFYYCSIGAAKK, from the coding sequence ATGGCTAATGACATTGAAAAAAAATGGTGGGTATTCCCTGGATTTAAAATAGAACTGATGGTCACAGGACTGGACTTACCAGTAAACCTTGCATTTGTTCCAAAACCCGGTGATGATCCCGGTGCCCCTCTTCTATATGTTACAGAATTATACGGCCAAATTAAGACTATAACCAATGACCACGAAGTTCATACTTATGCAGAAAACCTGCTAAATTTCAAACCAGACCACCAAATTCCAGGAACAGGCGAATCAGGAGTAACTGGTATCTGCGTTGAGCCTGAAACCGGCGATTTGTTTGTATCAATGATTTATGAGGATGAAGGAGAACCAAAAAATAAACTTATAAAAACTAAAAGCAAAAATGGTTTGAAAATTGACTCCATGGAAACTATACTCGATGGCATACCTTCTACTAAGGCTGCCCATCAAATTCAGGCAGTTACAATTGGACCTGATGGTAAACTGTACGTTAATCTTGGCGAAGGAATGGTAAAGCCAGAAGTTGCCCAGTATGATAACGATTTGAGAGGAAAAGTTTTAAGATTGAATTTAGATGGTAGTATTCCTGAAGATAATCCCCATCCAGATAGTCCTGTTTTTGCCAAAGGCTTTAGAAATCCTTTTGGTGCAAGATGGCGTAAAAGCGATAAGTCACTGTATATAACCGATAATGGACCTGCTTATGACGACAGAATTGCTAAAGTAGAAGCAGGAAAAAATTATGGCTGGCCCCAGACTATGCGGCAAAATTCAGTATTCTGGTCCAATTTAAGCCAGGGAATAACCGCACTTGATTTTATGCAGAACAGAGAATTCCCCTTCAAATATGAAGATGAATTATTTGTAGCCTATTTCGGAGGATCATATGTTAAAGGGCCTTCAATAAAAGGGAAAAAAATTGTGAAAATAAAACTAAACGACGATGCTTCTGCAGTTAAATCATACGATGAATTTGTAATTTATACTGGTGAAAATGCTGCAAGTCCCTGTGGATTAGCTTTTGGACCTGGAGGTCTGTATTTTACAGACTTACACGGCGAAAAGGATGGTCCATCACGAAAAGCCAGTGGAAGCATATACAGAGTTAGTTCTATAATTAAAGCAGAAGGAGAAATAATTGTTCCTTATATCCAAGAAAATTTTGAGAAATGTCTCTGTCCTGTCTGTCCAACCCGTAACGAATGTATGCGAAATAGAGATGAACGTTTATTCTGTGCAGGGGGTAAAACCAGATGCGAACTTAAAAGAAAAGGTTGTTTATGTGGTGAATGCCCTGTTGGAAGTGAATATGGTTTAACTGGATTTTATTACTGTTCAATAGGCGCTGCCAAAAAATAA